From Pandoraea norimbergensis, the proteins below share one genomic window:
- the ispF gene encoding 2-C-methyl-D-erythritol 2,4-cyclodiphosphate synthase, protein MTEQAVSSISLAALSKLRIGQGYDVHALVPGRPLVMGGVTIPFDRGLLGHSDADVLLHAITDAVLGAAALGDIGRHFPDTDPTFKGANSVVLLQEAMRRVRAQGYEIVNIDCTVIAQAPKLAPHIAAMTQSIADALGITVGQVNVKAKTNEKLGYLGRQEGIEAQAAALLMGA, encoded by the coding sequence ATGACTGAACAAGCTGTTTCTTCCATTTCGCTCGCCGCCTTGTCCAAACTTCGCATCGGTCAGGGTTATGACGTGCATGCGCTCGTCCCCGGCCGTCCGCTGGTGATGGGCGGCGTGACCATTCCGTTCGATCGCGGCCTGCTCGGCCACTCGGACGCCGACGTGCTGCTGCACGCGATCACCGATGCCGTGCTCGGCGCGGCGGCGCTCGGCGACATCGGCCGTCACTTCCCGGACACGGACCCGACGTTCAAGGGGGCAAACAGCGTCGTTTTGCTGCAAGAGGCAATGCGCCGCGTGCGTGCGCAGGGTTACGAGATCGTCAACATCGACTGCACGGTGATTGCACAGGCGCCGAAGCTGGCCCCGCATATCGCCGCGATGACGCAGTCGATTGCCGACGCGCTGGGGATTACCGTCGGTCAGGTCAACGTGAAGGCCAAAACCAACGAGAAGCTCGGCTATCTCGGCCGTCAGGAAGGCATCGAGGCACAAGCGGCGGCGTTGCTGATGGGCGCGTAA
- a CDS encoding carboxymuconolactone decarboxylase family protein, producing MEFLNAIKAQIPDYAKDIRLNLDGTIARSSLEGTDAVGVALAAAFAAKSQPLIKAIRESGVLPPEELEGALTAAALMGMNNTWYPYLEMADNAELKNEKAQLRMNAYATRGGVDQRRFEMYALAASIVGKCHFCVKSHYHLLATEQGMSTAQLRDVGRIAAVINAAAQVIAAEAA from the coding sequence ATGGAATTCCTGAACGCGATTAAGGCGCAGATTCCCGATTACGCCAAGGACATCCGCCTGAACCTCGACGGTACGATCGCTCGTTCCTCGCTGGAAGGCACCGATGCCGTGGGCGTGGCCCTTGCCGCTGCGTTTGCCGCGAAGAGCCAGCCGCTGATCAAGGCCATTCGTGAATCGGGTGTGCTGCCCCCGGAAGAGCTGGAAGGCGCGTTGACCGCTGCCGCGCTCATGGGCATGAACAACACGTGGTACCCGTATCTCGAGATGGCGGACAACGCCGAGCTCAAGAACGAGAAGGCCCAACTGCGCATGAACGCCTACGCCACCCGGGGCGGCGTGGATCAGCGACGCTTCGAGATGTACGCGCTGGCCGCGTCCATCGTCGGCAAGTGCCACTTCTGCGTGAAGTCGCACTATCACCTGCTCGCCACCGAACAAGGCATGAGCACCGCGCAACTGCGTGACGTCGGCCGTATCGCCGCTGTCATCAATGCTGCCGCGCAAGTGATCGCTGCCGAAGCGGCATAA
- a CDS encoding peroxiredoxin translates to MKTVGDKLEAFSVEAAKPGFNNHEENGVSAFETITEASFPGKWKIIYFYPKDFTFVCPTEIVEFGKLNGDFADRDAVLLGGSSDNEFVKLAWRREHKDLNKLNHYSFGDVTGSLIDQLGVRDKEAGVALRATFIVDPHNVIQHVSVNNLNVGRNPEEVLRILDGLQTDELCPCNRAVGGNTL, encoded by the coding sequence ATGAAAACTGTCGGCGACAAACTCGAAGCGTTCTCGGTAGAAGCGGCAAAGCCTGGTTTTAACAACCACGAAGAAAACGGCGTGTCGGCTTTCGAAACCATCACCGAAGCCTCGTTCCCGGGCAAGTGGAAGATCATTTACTTCTACCCGAAGGACTTCACCTTCGTGTGCCCGACCGAAATCGTCGAATTCGGCAAGCTGAACGGCGACTTCGCCGATCGCGACGCTGTGCTGCTCGGCGGTTCGAGCGACAACGAATTCGTGAAGCTGGCATGGCGCCGTGAGCACAAGGACCTGAACAAGCTGAACCACTACTCGTTCGGCGATGTGACCGGTTCGCTGATCGACCAGCTCGGCGTGCGTGACAAGGAAGCTGGCGTGGCCCTGCGTGCAACGTTCATCGTTGACCCGCACAACGTCATCCAGCACGTTTCGGTGAACAACCTGAACGTTGGCCGTAACCCGGAAGAAGTGCTGCGTATTCTGGACGGTCTGCAAACGGACGAACTCTGCCCGTGCAACCGTGCGGTCGGTGGCAACACGCTGTAA
- a CDS encoding ATP-binding protein — MHPIRMVRGLFGGLFWRTFFLIALLIGVSLAAWYQSFRVIEREPRAQRVAQQLVSIVKLTRTALLYSEPDLRRALLQDLESNEGIRVYPREPADKIEKQAGGVVTDLITRDVQRRLGTDTVIASSVNEIPAMWISFKIDEDDYWVAIEQDRIDTATGLQLFSWGTFALALSLIGAAFITALVNRPFARLAHAARAIGGGHRPDPLPERGMGEAAEANRSFNQMVQELERLEADRALMLAGISHDLRTPLARLRLETEMSPSEESVKRDMISDIEQMDEIIGRFLDYARPASRTVLQTIDLSETVRETVHAFEGREDLNITVELGEEAFVLAERTDLKRLLNNLIENARKYGRDAVSDIANVHITTRVLGERVEMRVRDTGPGIPEEQLALVFRPFYRVDTARTKADGTGLGMAIVQRIASRYKGQATLSNVRPGSGLEIIVSFPLAK, encoded by the coding sequence ATGCATCCGATCCGGATGGTACGCGGGCTGTTCGGCGGTCTGTTCTGGCGTACCTTCTTCCTGATTGCCCTGCTGATCGGCGTGAGTCTGGCCGCCTGGTATCAGAGCTTTCGCGTGATCGAGCGCGAACCGCGCGCCCAACGCGTGGCGCAGCAACTCGTGTCGATCGTCAAACTCACGCGCACCGCCCTGCTCTACTCCGAGCCCGATCTGCGCCGCGCGCTCTTGCAGGATCTCGAGAGCAACGAAGGCATTCGCGTCTACCCGCGCGAACCCGCCGACAAGATCGAGAAGCAGGCCGGCGGCGTGGTGACGGATCTGATCACGCGCGACGTACAGCGCCGGCTCGGCACCGACACGGTGATCGCCTCGTCGGTCAACGAAATCCCCGCGATGTGGATCAGCTTCAAGATCGATGAAGACGACTACTGGGTCGCCATCGAACAAGACCGCATCGACACCGCCACCGGTTTGCAGCTGTTCAGTTGGGGCACGTTCGCGCTGGCGCTCTCGCTGATCGGGGCGGCCTTCATCACGGCGCTGGTGAACCGGCCATTCGCGCGACTTGCACACGCGGCCCGCGCCATCGGCGGCGGCCACCGGCCCGACCCCTTGCCGGAGCGCGGCATGGGTGAGGCCGCCGAGGCGAACCGCAGTTTCAATCAGATGGTGCAGGAACTTGAGCGGCTGGAAGCCGACCGGGCACTGATGCTCGCGGGCATCTCGCACGATCTGCGCACGCCGTTGGCGCGTCTGCGGCTGGAAACCGAAATGAGCCCCTCGGAAGAATCGGTCAAGCGCGACATGATCAGCGACATCGAACAGATGGACGAGATCATCGGCCGCTTCCTCGATTACGCCCGGCCAGCCTCGCGCACTGTGCTGCAAACCATCGATCTCTCGGAGACCGTGCGCGAAACGGTGCATGCGTTCGAGGGGCGCGAAGATTTGAACATCACGGTCGAACTGGGCGAAGAGGCCTTCGTGCTCGCCGAGCGCACCGACCTGAAGCGTCTGCTCAACAACCTGATCGAGAATGCCCGCAAGTACGGACGCGATGCCGTGAGCGACATCGCCAACGTGCACATCACGACGCGTGTCCTTGGCGAGCGCGTCGAGATGCGAGTGCGCGATACCGGCCCGGGCATTCCCGAGGAGCAACTCGCGCTGGTCTTCCGTCCGTTCTACCGCGTCGACACCGCCCGCACCAAAGCCGACGGCACGGGGCTCGGCATGGCCATCGTGCAGCGCATCGCGTCGCGCTACAAAGGGCAGGCAACGCTGAGTAACGTGCGCCCCGGCTCCGGCCTTGAAATCATCGTGTCATTTCCGCTTGCTAAATAA
- the ompR gene encoding osmolarity response regulator transcription factor OmpR: MENKNASKILVVDDDPRLRDLLRRYLGEQGFNVFVAENATAMNKLWVRERFDLLVLDLMLPGEDGLSICRRLRGANDRTPIIMLTAKGEDVDRIVGLEMGADDYLPKPFNPRELVARIHAVLRRQAPPELPGAPSETMETFEFGDFALNLATRTLTKNGQEIALTTGEFSVLKVFARHPRQPLSREKLMELARGREYEVFDRSLDVQISRLRKLIEPDPGSPRFIQTVWGLGYVFIPDGGA; the protein is encoded by the coding sequence ATGGAAAATAAAAACGCTTCCAAAATTCTGGTTGTCGACGACGATCCGCGCTTGCGCGACTTGCTGCGTCGTTACCTCGGGGAACAGGGCTTCAATGTCTTCGTGGCCGAAAATGCCACGGCCATGAACAAGCTTTGGGTGCGCGAGCGGTTCGATCTGCTCGTGCTGGACCTGATGCTCCCCGGTGAAGACGGTCTCTCTATTTGCCGCCGTCTGCGTGGCGCCAACGACCGCACGCCGATCATCATGTTAACGGCCAAGGGCGAGGATGTCGACCGAATCGTCGGCCTCGAAATGGGTGCGGACGATTATCTGCCGAAACCCTTCAATCCGCGCGAACTCGTCGCCCGCATTCACGCCGTGCTGCGCCGTCAGGCCCCGCCTGAACTCCCCGGTGCGCCCAGTGAAACCATGGAGACGTTCGAGTTCGGTGACTTCGCCCTGAACCTCGCGACGCGCACACTCACCAAGAACGGTCAGGAAATTGCACTGACCACCGGTGAGTTCTCCGTGTTGAAGGTCTTCGCCCGTCATCCGCGTCAGCCGCTCTCTCGCGAGAAGCTGATGGAGTTGGCACGCGGTCGCGAATACGAAGTCTTCGACCGCAGCCTCGACGTGCAGATCTCGCGTCTTCGCAAGCTGATCGAGCCCGACCCGGGCAGCCCGCGTTTCATCCAGACGGTCTGGGGCCTGGGCTACGTCTTCATCCCGGACGGCGGCGCGTGA
- a CDS encoding DUF1800 domain-containing protein — protein sequence MVAVVALTALPGQNAGAKPATATQHASHRAARPPAVADPAQRTLSEGDARFLLTRTGYAPDARELAPFVGLTRADAVDRLLAETRRTAVTPVPAWVNEAPLYGEAVKNLTQEQRRALDQRRNLMANQLAGWWAQEMATTPSPLTERMTMFWHNHFVSSDDKVREPGVLYRQNVLLRANALGNFGTLLHSVSKDPAMLIYLDGAGSRKGHPNENFAREVMELFTLGEGHYTELDVREAARAYTGWSIDRPTMTYLWRPNFHDTDTKTVLGQTGNFDGDQMLDILLARPETATFVTTKLWREFVSPTPDTAQVTRVADVFRSSGYDIRAALKALLLTPAFWDARTRGTLVKSPSEFVTDTVREFDIGYDDPAMLAQQMRVLGQDLFRPPNVKGWPGGDAWIDSTTLLARKQFVERMFRATENANAGGPAMAPPMVTARPGVQRTAYQPQSMPRTVAGVRFDLARWLQPYALGPVDVPEASTRDALQRAVLPFAPAAPQTASENSAAYLQALLMDPAYQLK from the coding sequence ATGGTGGCGGTAGTCGCGCTGACAGCACTACCCGGGCAGAACGCCGGTGCCAAGCCAGCCACGGCCACGCAACATGCCTCGCACCGCGCAGCCCGCCCGCCCGCCGTTGCCGATCCGGCTCAGCGCACGTTGAGCGAGGGCGATGCCCGCTTTCTCCTTACACGGACCGGTTACGCCCCCGACGCACGTGAGCTGGCCCCGTTTGTCGGCTTGACGCGTGCCGACGCGGTTGACCGGTTGCTCGCAGAGACTCGCCGCACCGCGGTGACACCGGTGCCCGCGTGGGTCAACGAGGCGCCGCTCTACGGCGAGGCGGTCAAGAACTTGACCCAAGAACAGCGTCGCGCACTCGACCAGCGACGCAATCTCATGGCGAACCAGTTGGCTGGCTGGTGGGCGCAGGAAATGGCGACCACGCCGTCACCCCTTACCGAGCGCATGACCATGTTCTGGCACAACCACTTTGTCTCAAGCGACGACAAGGTGCGCGAGCCGGGGGTGCTCTATCGCCAAAACGTATTGCTGCGTGCCAATGCACTGGGCAACTTCGGCACCCTGCTGCACAGCGTGTCGAAAGACCCGGCGATGCTGATCTATCTCGACGGGGCGGGCAGCCGCAAGGGCCACCCGAACGAGAACTTCGCGCGCGAAGTGATGGAACTGTTCACGCTGGGCGAGGGGCACTACACCGAACTGGACGTGCGCGAGGCGGCAAGGGCCTACACCGGCTGGAGCATCGACCGGCCGACGATGACTTATCTCTGGCGGCCGAATTTCCACGACACCGATACCAAGACCGTGCTCGGCCAGACGGGGAATTTCGATGGCGACCAGATGCTCGACATTCTGCTCGCCCGGCCCGAGACGGCGACGTTCGTCACGACCAAGCTGTGGCGCGAGTTCGTCTCGCCGACCCCCGACACTGCGCAAGTCACCCGCGTGGCCGACGTCTTCCGTTCGAGCGGTTACGACATTCGCGCGGCATTGAAGGCGCTGCTGCTGACGCCCGCATTCTGGGACGCACGAACGCGCGGCACGCTGGTCAAATCTCCATCGGAGTTCGTGACGGATACCGTGCGTGAGTTCGACATCGGCTACGACGATCCGGCGATGCTCGCTCAGCAGATGCGGGTACTCGGGCAGGACTTGTTCCGCCCGCCTAATGTGAAGGGCTGGCCCGGCGGCGACGCGTGGATCGACAGCACGACGCTGCTGGCGCGCAAGCAGTTCGTCGAGCGCATGTTCCGTGCGACGGAAAACGCCAACGCGGGCGGCCCGGCGATGGCGCCGCCGATGGTGACGGCGCGCCCGGGTGTTCAGCGCACGGCGTACCAGCCGCAATCGATGCCGCGCACGGTGGCCGGCGTTCGGTTCGATCTGGCGCGCTGGCTGCAACCCTATGCATTGGGGCCGGTCGATGTGCCCGAGGCGAGCACGCGTGACGCTTTGCAGCGGGCGGTACTGCCGTTTGCACCGGCGGCACCGCAAACGGCCAGCGAGAATAGTGCGGCGTATTTGCAGGCGTTGTTGATGGATCCGGCTTATCAGTTGAAGTGA
- a CDS encoding DUF1501 domain-containing protein produces the protein MHRRDFLTFAGGLGAAWLTPAPLLAATQSLGGAFPGTLAGASNYGNLLILIELKGGNDGLNTVIPYADPAYATLRPTIGIKRDQVVQLDDRSGLHPSLRALMPMWQAKELAIVQGVGYPQPNLSHFRSIEIWNTASRSDEYLRDGWLSRAFAEHAVPTGFDADGVIVGSAELGPLAGGARAVTLTNPAQFLRDASLASANAAQVSNPALAHVLRVENDIVKAADGLRPRQGQYVLKTPMPQGAFGNVVKTALQVVAAADSPTGVPQPGRGVAVLRLTLNGFDTHQNQPGQQANLLRQLADGMMALRAGLTELNRWQSTMIVTYAEFGRRPRENQSSGTDHGTVAPHFVAGGRVRGGMYGDVPRLDRLDGNGNLPFAVDFRDVYATVLQRWWGLNPQSVLGGPFRPLDILRA, from the coding sequence ATGCATCGACGCGATTTTCTGACATTCGCCGGTGGCCTCGGGGCCGCATGGCTGACCCCGGCACCGTTGCTGGCCGCCACGCAATCGCTCGGCGGTGCGTTCCCGGGGACGCTTGCCGGGGCGAGCAATTACGGCAATCTGCTGATCCTGATCGAATTGAAGGGCGGCAATGACGGTTTGAATACGGTGATCCCTTACGCCGATCCTGCCTACGCGACGCTGCGCCCGACGATCGGCATCAAGCGTGATCAGGTCGTGCAACTTGATGATCGCAGCGGGCTGCATCCGTCGCTGCGGGCGCTCATGCCGATGTGGCAGGCAAAGGAGTTGGCGATCGTGCAGGGCGTGGGGTATCCGCAGCCGAATCTGTCGCACTTCCGTTCGATCGAAATCTGGAACACCGCGTCGCGCTCCGACGAGTACCTGCGCGACGGCTGGCTCTCGCGAGCGTTCGCCGAGCACGCGGTGCCGACCGGTTTCGATGCCGATGGTGTGATCGTCGGCAGCGCGGAGCTAGGGCCGCTGGCGGGTGGTGCACGCGCGGTCACGCTGACCAACCCGGCGCAGTTTCTGCGCGACGCCAGCCTCGCGTCTGCCAATGCGGCGCAGGTAAGCAACCCGGCGCTGGCGCATGTGCTGCGCGTTGAGAACGATATCGTGAAGGCGGCCGATGGCTTGCGCCCGCGTCAGGGGCAATACGTGCTCAAGACGCCGATGCCGCAAGGCGCATTCGGCAACGTGGTGAAGACCGCCTTGCAGGTGGTGGCTGCGGCCGATTCGCCGACGGGGGTGCCGCAGCCCGGGCGCGGCGTGGCCGTGCTTCGCCTGACGCTGAACGGATTCGATACGCACCAGAACCAGCCGGGGCAGCAGGCCAACCTGTTGCGGCAGTTGGCGGATGGGATGATGGCGCTGCGCGCCGGGCTGACCGAGTTGAACCGCTGGCAGTCGACGATGATCGTGACGTATGCCGAGTTTGGCCGGCGCCCGCGCGAGAATCAGAGCAGCGGCACCGATCACGGCACGGTGGCGCCGCACTTTGTGGCGGGTGGGCGCGTGCGTGGCGGGATGTATGGCGACGTGCCGCGACTGGACCGGCTCGACGGCAACGGCAACCTGCCGTTCGCCGTCGACTTCCGCGATGTCTACGCGACGGTGTTGCAGCGGTGGTGGGGGCTCAACCCGCAATCGGTGCTGGGTGGCCCATTCCGTCCGCTGGATATTCTGCGGGCGTAG